The window TTTTAAGGATACTCATTGGCTAtggctctctttttttctttttttcatttggtaaattaattacacCCCGTAGTAATTAAATCACTGCTTTCTGTTTCAGTACTCTCTTCCTGTCTCTCTCTATAGCTAGGCCTGGTGAAATATTATTAGCCCATCAGTTAACAGAtgattcattttccttttcttatcttCTTCGGTAGAGTTTATCTTTCTTTCATTGTAAGTTACTGTTTCATTATCTATATCGttttttattcatcatttacccaaataaatgagaaatatttattgtttattttccttATATTGGTAAACGAAGCTTCTCTGAATCACTTAACCTTTATCTTCGTGAATATCAGATTTCCGTGCCTTAATAAAACCTTTTCCCTTGTTACCTAGTGATTTCAACTTGCTTTATTTAATGGGTTTTGGTTGTAGTTGTTAAGGAAAGGTAAAGATGTCGTCTTCGAACTCTCCATGTGCAGCATGCAAGTTCTTGAGGCGAAAATGCACACAAGAGTGTGTGTTTGCTCCTTATTTTCCACCAGACCAGCCTAAGAAATTCGCAAGTGTACACAAGGTATTTGGTGCTAGTAATGTTGCTAAACTTCTCAATGAGCTCAATGCTGCGCAACGTGAAGATGCTGTGAATTCGCTTGCCTATGAAGCTGAGGAACGGCTCCGTGATCCGGTTTATGGCTGTGTGGGTCTAATTTCTATTCTTCAACAAAGACTAAAGCAACTCCAGAATGATCTTTATAGTGCTAAGAAAGAATTGGTTAATTATGTCGAGGGTCAAGCAATGCTACCTATGTTGATGCAGCCACAACATTTGGGTAATCCTTCTTCTTCAACTGTGATGCAACACAATGGGATGCCAATGATGGGTATTCCTTCTGTTGGACAAATGGGGATGCGTGCGGATACTCATCAACACCATCATGCGCATCCTCAGCAAATATACGAGGCTCAACAACTGGCTGCTGTGGTGGCTGCGAGAGAGCAAGAGATGTTAAGGGCTTACGAGCAACAACATCAGCATCATACACAGGCCCAGCGACAGCATGAAATTGTGAGGTTTAATGGTGGATTTGATCCAGCTAACTCAGTTGCTGCTACTGGGTTTAACCATGTCAATCCTGCTGCTGCTATGTCACCTTCTTTGGCTCTAGGAACTTTTGACAACACTTTTCAGATTCAACCACAAGGAGAGCCCCAATCCAATCAGCTTCAGCCAGAGCTTTTGCTTCAGCCACAATCACAGCAACAGCAACCGCAACAACTCCTTCAGCATCCAAAATCTGAAAGTGAGGAGGGTAGAAGTAATGCTGGTCCATCTTGTTGAAGTTCTTGCAAGACTCTGTACCTTTCTTGCTAGTTTCTTAAGGTAATTTTTCTATCTAGGTATGGTTTCTTcacttcttttatttatgtgtttaGTTCTTCGTTTGCTGTTTATGCCTGTGCGCGTGTTTGTCTGAGAAATAGTCTTTTCTGCATTTATGGATGGGTTCCTTAGTAATCTGGGGTACTGGAACCCTTTCACAAATAGGGTAATGCAGTTTGAAGGCAGTAGAAAGCCAAAAATACGATCTTGAGCAAAAGGTTAGttgaaagaaatgttttttcaCAGTCAGGGATACATTGCCTTCATCGAATATAAATAGCACCTTGAATTACTATCAtatagtaatttattttaatttttaatctctttgtttctcttttgtttttttttttttaaataaaaaaataaattggtgcACAACTTGAAAATGGGCTCAGATCTAGGTCAGCAGCATAGTGTTGACTTGTTCTGTCATTTTCTTTCGGATGTATTATCGAAGGATTTTTGCAGTAATCATGTTTTATTAGTAAGAGACAAAAAGGAGGTAGCTCGAAAGATTTTATGGGAATTTGGTGTGCTAATTCCATCCATGATCTTGACATTTGTATTGTAATCTTTCCTTGAAGACATCAGTGCATGCCCTTTCTTGTATCTGATGAGGGAAGGATACCTTTTGTTTCATATTTTCCTCCATGGTTCACTGAGCTGCTTTATGTTTACTGGGCTTTGGCTTTGGCTCGTAGCTGcggtagtaattgttttttaaaattatatttaaataatatttttatttttaaaaaataaaatttaatattttgatattttatttatttctagttAATTTTTGAACTCATTAACCATATGCATTCCCTAATTTGTAATCAATGGTACAAATTGCATTATGCTGTTGTGCAAATTACAATAGCATCATCACTACTTCACTTGAATGAGCTTATGATTATTTGCTTTCTCCTTCCTTTTACTTTCCTCTTGTCTTGCAGCTCATAAATACCGGACGCAAGTGGATACAAAGAAATatggggagggagggagggaggtcTTAAGGCAGTCATCATGTTTTTGTCCCTTGGGGAAGAAGACGACGACTTTATGGAGAGATGCGTCTGGGAAGGAAGGATAGGCCTTGATTTTCGAGTACagcttttcttttatctttcattTGGATTTCGTAGAGATCATCCTTTAATTAATGTAAATCAGAAGCATGGGAAGTCTTTTCAAAGCTTTTGTTTATCACCcatccttcatttttttatttttttgaatctctgttttcttaatttttaggaTCTCGCTAGATTGTTGATTGTTGGCGGCACCACGCAACGGGTCAacactcaatttttttctgaaaaaaaaaacatatatgctgTATTAATGTtctttctagtaaaaaaaattatataagagtTAATGAGATGTAATTTGATCGACTtgaatatcaaaaaaaaaaaaataatttagatggtgagtaaaaatataatttgaattaaaaataatattttttctagttgattaatatatcaaatctaCAATCCGGTTCATGAAATTATGATAACTCTATATAAAGtaaatgaaacaaattatgatatttaattcttaatcaatctaatattaaagttttaaaaaataattaaaaataaataatttaaatcaattcggttaacttatcaaatccATGTAACTGGAAGAAGAAACATAAATTCCCACAAGATGGTTGAAGCAGAAATAAACATTGTTATTTGGTTTTTAAGCCATCATCATATCATTTCAAATTCAATGCATTTGCTTATAGTATTATTttgaggtttatatatatatatatatatatatatatatatatatatatatatatatatcatgtctGTAAATTGATGGCCATGTGCATTCGTTATAAATTAATACACGATTTGCATTGAGAAATGGTTGTAAATCATTATCTATTCAAGTGCTCTTTGACCAtgtcatataaataaaaaataaaataaaaattaatcatgataTAGAAGACGCAAAACTGCTGCAGATGCTCTGAAATTTCTCCGTGGAGTCCTTGGGTGTAGTTTTCAAGCAAGTAATTAATCTTTTATCGAAAAATAATCCATCAGTTTAAAGAGTCTACATTGTGAAGCATCGGGAAACTAATGCTCACAATATTGGGCATGCTTATATTCTTGTGCGATGATTTAaacatacttttttattttattttttttgctgcaaagttaattatatatagtGGTTTTCGAAAatgtggattttgttttttttttatatctatttatgtttaaataTAACAATCAAGTAGGGTTAGAAAGGTTTGTGTTAGGTTGGTTTTCTCAGGTAATCGAGTTTGGTACTGAGTATACATTTGACCACAAGTCTTGTTGCAGGAGATATTTAGGCAATGTtattaaaaccataaattagttttatagaaactaaaaaatctcCACTAGTCTATCAAAGATTTTAGATAAGATGTTGGTtgtgtaataaaaaaacataattgctCTATATATTATACCTAAAATAAGTTGTTTcgcctttatttttaataataaaatatatttattttacttacatgtttagaatttgtttaaattggtctatctatatttattattaatggttaaaaactattataaattaagataatgATTTTAGACTTGAAACTTGAGCAGAATGATTCCATTCTCACATTTGAAATATAGTCATTAGACCTAAAATGATGATTATGGTTAATTAGACCCTTTCTATTTCATCATGACAGTCACTcacatcttgtttttttaatgtatttttaaggtCAGACTAAGTCCATTCACAATCATAGGGAGTAGCATATCCTGCTTGAAAATTCttgaacaaatattatttttcaatgtatttttgaaaatataaagatttctaaaaatatttttttgatgcaaTTTAGTCAATTTATGGCTATTCCATGATTATTagcacttttgttttatttcacataagttcttataaataaaaaaaataaaaaaatgatgaacaaGTAAGAAAGGAGGGACTAAGATGATGAAGGgtcaaatattataaataaataccatacaaatgagaaaaataaaaataaatagagattcAAACAAGATTCAACTAGCTGGATGGCCATGACTACTCTTAAAAAGGCATCTTTTAATCAGATATTAAATCTTTTCAATGTTAAGGGTCATCCAAATAAAGATGGAGAACATAGTAAACACGACCCACCACAATAATATTGTGGTGGTCAATAAAACTATGCAAGCCATATATAATCAATGAAATCAGATTTAGAATGAGTTATCAAAAAATAGATTTAGAACTTCACAAATCAATACATATAGAGGGCAAGTCCTAGTCAATTTTATTGTCATAATCATTCTAGTAGAAGTGTTTAGAACCACGATACCCCATTTAAGGTATTGCATGACAATGTTTCAAGTGCTATAACAACCATAACTAAGATGTGCATAGTTTTCCTTGATGCATAATTGCCATGCAAGTATATAGGTAACCATTTGCCAATTATATAGCCTAACAACCCTTTTACCAACCACAACAATTTGTCATAGGGAGTTTTAATGCACAATATGCTATTTCATAACAAGAAAACTCTATTCCTTTTATGTAACAAGTCTTTTTCTTATTGATCAACAAGCTAAAAAAAGTATACACAAGGTTGGACTAGCCTAGTATTAAAGGGAAATTAGGCTGGATATTAGATGAATAGTTAATCCTATATGTTATCATCCATGTTTAGAGTGGGTTGATTGTTTTCATATAATTTCCATGAATATAGATCGTTGATTTTAAATAGTTCTCTAAAAAAGATAACCATTTGAAATTGCTTCATTACAAAAGCCTAAAAAGATTAACAATATGTATGATGTCTATGCTAAAGTATGTTTAGAAGTGAAAATAGATATGGATTATAATAGGGAGAACTAATATGTTagcatgtaaaaataatttgatgtcaATATATGTAATAATTGGGCTAGAAAAGATATTCATGTTGGTACCTCTCTTTTAGGATCAGGAGGGACACCCAAAGTCGAATCGTATGTGGTTGGAGGAGCTTGATCTGCTAGAGAAACAGGTAGGTGTTTAACACATTATTAGAATTTAAAAGTcattaaattgtattatttcaaATACTTTATTTTGTTGATGTGTATTGAATGTTCAAAGTGCAAAGCAAGGAAATGAATAATATTGTGAATCTAATCATCAGAATAAATGATATTGGTGAGTGGATGGCCGGATTATTGGCAACTAAATAGGTTGGCCAGAATAAATGGCATTCGTGAGGGAATGATCAGGTTATTGGCAGCCATATGGGTTGCCAGAATAAATACCATCTGTGAAGGGATGGTTAGGTTATTGACAACCACATAGGTTGGCCAGAATAAATGGTATTTATGAGGGGATGGTCGGGCTATTAGAAACCACATAGGTTGGCTAGAATAAATGGCATCCATAAAAGGATGACCGGATTGTTGGAAACAAAATGGGTTTACTGGAATTATGGTCATTCATTAGAAGGAGGCCGATAATTGGTGACTACTACGTAGGATAGTTAGATATATTGAATGATGGATTaggaaggaaaaataataatatacaatCTAAGATGTTAAATGACTGAAACACATGGGTGAAAAATAAGGTGGTTATTTAGTTAGCAAAGTTATTAgttaaattactaatttaaatattatgtgtgaattattcatttttcaagaaagagtaaatataaactataggcatgaaattatattataagaAGTGATCTTTATACGTGGAGGTGATGAATGTTGAGAAATGCCAACTTGCCATTATATATGGAAGTTAATGCCAACCTGCCCATAAGCGGAGGCTGAAGCCAACCTACCATTGGGATGGAGGTTGATGTCAATTTGCCAGCAGACGA is drawn from Populus nigra chromosome 5, ddPopNigr1.1, whole genome shotgun sequence and contains these coding sequences:
- the LOC133693888 gene encoding LOB domain-containing protein 36-like, with the translated sequence MSSSNSPCAACKFLRRKCTQECVFAPYFPPDQPKKFASVHKVFGASNVAKLLNELNAAQREDAVNSLAYEAEERLRDPVYGCVGLISILQQRLKQLQNDLYSAKKELVNYVEGQAMLPMLMQPQHLGNPSSSTVMQHNGMPMMGIPSVGQMGMRADTHQHHHAHPQQIYEAQQLAAVVAAREQEMLRAYEQQHQHHTQAQRQHEIVRFNGGFDPANSVAATGFNHVNPAAAMSPSLALGTFDNTFQIQPQGEPQSNQLQPELLLQPQSQQQQPQQLLQHPKSESEEGRSNAGPSC